The Equus quagga isolate Etosha38 chromosome 2, UCLA_HA_Equagga_1.0, whole genome shotgun sequence genome has a window encoding:
- the GREM1 gene encoding gremlin-1 translates to MSRTAYAVGALLLLLGTLLPAAEGKKKGSQGAIPPPDKAQHNDSEQTQSPQQPGSRNRGRGQGPGTAMPGEEVLESSQEALHVTERKYLKRDWCKTQPLKQTIHEEGCNSRTIINRFCYGQCNSFYIPRHIRKEEGSFQSCSFCKPKKFTTMMVTLNCPELQPPTKKRRVTRVKQCRCISIDLD, encoded by the coding sequence ATGAGCCGTACCGCCTACGCTGTGGGagccctgcttctcctcctggggACCCTGTTGCCCGCtgctgaagggaaaaagaaggggTCCCAAGGTGCCATCCCCCCACCAGACAAGGCCCAGCACAATGACTCCGAGCAGACTCAGTCtccccagcagcctggctccaggaaCCGGGGGCGGGGCCAAGGGCCAGGCACTGCCATGCCGGGGGAGGAGGTGCTGGAGTCCAGCCAGGAGGCCCTGCATGTGACCGAACGCAAATACCTGAAGCGAGACTGGTGCAAAACCCAGCCCCTTAAGCAGACCATCCACGAGGAGGGCTGCAATAGCCGCACCATCATCAACCGCTTCTGCTACGGCCAGTGCAACTCCTTCTACATCCCCAGGCACATCCGGAAGGAGGAAGGCTCCTTTCAGTCCTGCTCCTTCTGCAAGCCCAAGAAATTCACCACCATGATGGTCACCCTCAACTGCCCAGAACTACAGCCACCCACCAAGAAGAGGAGGGTCACTCGCGTGAAGCAGTGTCGCTGCATATCCATCGATTTGGATTAA